One genomic region from Haloarcula taiwanensis encodes:
- a CDS encoding long-chain fatty acid--CoA ligase: MKREMLTTDFIDRAADIYDDVTGIVAHDGTEYTYAEVNERVNQLAHALSDRGVSKGSRVALLAPNTHYFIETLYAANKLGAVFVPLNYRLDPAKIEYILNDCEAATVIADYDFAEKVQPVRDDIPAETFIGYKPDRIDGEWEGYSDVLDGQPTAEPDRPDLTEDDDASINYTSGTTGDPKGVVRTHRTESWHALVLNQHMEIRDDDTYLWTLPMFHCNGWGHTYAITGTGGTHVCQRTFDAADTFRRVREYDVSFMCGAPTVLNKLIQHYRASDGDVVTQGDRDVRIATAGSAPATATIERVEDEFGWRIIHIYGLTETAPIITTSNSPRRIAERGRELKVKQGSETLCTDIRVVDEDGTDVPRDGATIGEIVVQGNQVMDRYLNKPEITEEAFNDRVEGYFHTGDLATWDDDGMIQIMDRRKDIIISGGENISSIELEDELYDHPDVLKAAVIPAPSEDWGETPMAIVVPTADSDATEQDILEFLRERVASYKVPSGIDFRDSLPETATGKIQKYELREEYWQEQERMIGQE; this comes from the coding sequence ATGAAACGCGAGATGCTCACCACCGACTTCATCGACCGTGCAGCGGACATCTATGACGACGTGACCGGTATCGTCGCACATGACGGCACCGAGTACACGTACGCGGAGGTAAACGAGCGGGTCAACCAGTTGGCACACGCGCTGTCGGACCGCGGTGTCTCGAAGGGAAGTCGCGTCGCTCTCCTCGCCCCGAACACGCACTACTTCATCGAGACGCTGTACGCAGCAAACAAACTCGGTGCCGTGTTCGTCCCGCTGAACTACCGGCTCGACCCTGCGAAAATCGAGTATATTCTGAACGACTGCGAAGCCGCAACAGTCATCGCCGACTACGATTTCGCGGAGAAAGTCCAGCCGGTACGAGACGACATCCCAGCGGAGACGTTCATCGGCTACAAGCCGGACCGTATCGACGGGGAATGGGAGGGGTACAGCGATGTTCTCGACGGGCAACCGACAGCCGAACCGGACCGACCAGACCTGACAGAGGACGACGACGCCAGCATCAACTACACGTCCGGAACGACGGGGGACCCGAAGGGCGTGGTCAGGACCCATCGGACCGAGAGCTGGCACGCGCTGGTGCTCAACCAACACATGGAGATACGCGACGACGACACGTATCTCTGGACGCTGCCGATGTTCCACTGCAACGGCTGGGGCCACACCTACGCCATCACCGGGACCGGCGGGACCCACGTCTGTCAGCGTACCTTCGACGCCGCGGACACCTTCCGCCGGGTCCGTGAGTACGACGTGTCGTTCATGTGCGGCGCGCCGACGGTGCTGAACAAACTCATCCAGCACTACCGGGCCAGCGACGGCGACGTAGTGACACAGGGCGACCGCGACGTGCGAATCGCGACGGCCGGCAGCGCCCCGGCAACGGCGACCATCGAGCGCGTCGAAGACGAGTTCGGCTGGCGCATCATCCACATTTACGGCCTGACCGAGACAGCCCCTATCATCACGACCAGCAATTCCCCGCGGCGCATCGCCGAGCGGGGCCGTGAACTCAAGGTGAAGCAAGGCTCGGAGACGCTGTGTACCGACATCCGGGTCGTCGACGAGGACGGCACCGACGTGCCACGCGACGGGGCGACTATCGGCGAGATCGTTGTGCAGGGCAATCAGGTGATGGACCGCTATCTCAACAAACCCGAAATCACCGAGGAGGCGTTCAACGACCGTGTCGAGGGGTACTTCCACACCGGCGACCTCGCGACGTGGGACGACGACGGGATGATACAGATCATGGACCGCCGGAAAGACATCATCATCTCCGGCGGCGAGAACATCTCCTCGATAGAACTGGAAGACGAGCTGTACGACCACCCCGATGTGCTGAAAGCCGCGGTCATTCCGGCGCCGAGCGAGGACTGGGGCGAGACCCCGATGGCAATCGTCGTCCCGACGGCCGACAGCGATGCAACCGAACAGGATATTCTGGAGTTCCTCAGAGAGCGCGTCGCGAGCTACAAGGTCCCTTCAGGCATCGACTTCCGGGACTCGCTCCCCGAAACGGCGACCGGAAAAATCCAGAAATACGAGCTCCGCGAGGAGTACTGGCAGGAACAAGAGCGGATGATCGGCCAGGAGTAA